Proteins from one Physeter macrocephalus isolate SW-GA chromosome 16, ASM283717v5, whole genome shotgun sequence genomic window:
- the LOC102978444 gene encoding calcitonin receptor-stimulating peptide 2-like, protein MGFWKFPPFLVLSILVLYQAGMFHSAPLRSALESGFVTATLTEEESRLLPAAMVKYYVQMKALELEHETEAFSITAQKRSCNAATCVTHKMAGWLSTSGSVIKRNFMPTNVGSKAFGRHQMDLQA, encoded by the exons ATGGGCTTCTGGAAGTTCCCCCCCTTCCTGGTCCTCAGCATCCTGGTCTTGTACCAGGCAGGCATGTTCCACTCAGCGCCACTCAG GTCGGCCTTGGAAAGTGGCTTTGTAACTGCTACACTCACTGAGGAGGAATCGCGCCTCCTACCGGCTGCAATGGTGAAGTATTATGTGCAGATGAAGGCCCTTGAGCTGGAGCATGAGACAGAAGCCTTCAG CATCACTGCCCAGAAGAGATCGTGCAACGCTGCCACTTGCGTGACCCATAAGATGGCGGGCTGGCTGAGCACATCTGGGAGCGTGATTAAGAGGAACTTCATGCCCACCAACGTGGGCTCCAAAGCCTTTGGCCGCCACCAAATGGACCTGCAGGCCTGA